In the genome of Metabacillus litoralis, the window GAATACCTTACTAATCATGGTTGTTTGGATGAATTACCAGATCAAAACCAATTGTCTCTTTTTTAAAGGTTCTTTTCTTATTTAATCTTTTATTCCTTCAAAGGATAAATTTGCATAAAAAACACGGTTATGTTATGCTTTTAGTGGAAATGCTAACGATAAGCAGAGGAAAAGAGTGGGGTAATCACCCACTCTTTCGTATTGTAATCGCCCTCGTCATTCGGATAGTATACTACATACCATTCCCTGCTCAAAAGGCAGGGTTTTTCAGCAGCTAAAGGTGTCAAACTGCTTCTGTTCAGGTTAAGCTAGAGCGCTTAGCTCCGTGTGTAGTCATGGATGAGGGAATGTTCATTTTGAAGAAAAAAGTTCATTATCTAAAAAATAACTTAATTTCACCATTGACTTATGCTTGATGCCTAAAGGGCAGGAGCATTGCGCTTTTCTTACAAGGAGGAAGAGAATGAGCAAAAAAGTAACAGAAATCGTTGAACAATTAGTAACACCAATTTTGGAGGATATGAACCTTGAATTAGTTGATATTGAATATGTTAAAGAAGGCTCTAATTGGTTTCTAAGATTATTTATTGATTCTGAGACAGGCATTGATATTGAAGAATGTGGAGTAGTAAGTGAAAGGCTAAGTGAAAAACTCGATGCTTTAGATCCTATTCAGCATAATTACTTTTTAGAGGTTTCCTCACCAGGTGCTGAGAGACCATTAAAA includes:
- the rimP gene encoding ribosome maturation factor RimP yields the protein MSKKVTEIVEQLVTPILEDMNLELVDIEYVKEGSNWFLRLFIDSETGIDIEECGVVSERLSEKLDALDPIQHNYFLEVSSPGAERPLKKEADIKKAIGKQVHIKTYEPINGEKVFEGVLTDFDGQTLFVTVTIKTRKKQIEIPYDKVAKARLAVIF